The nucleotide sequence GTgtattccaaatattcaatgatAAGTTTTGCACCATTGACATATTTCTGCTGGAAACCAGTAAGCTGATTTGATTTATCATGATTGACATCTGATGTGGAGCGTCGTTTGTATTTCCTTTTCGCAGGTTTTAGTACATTTCCGTTTTCATCCagtatttctttcttgacTGAGTCAACAGAATTTACTGGTTCATCCTTTGGAATATCCTTGGTATTGTCTGCTTTGCTATCAATTGATTGACCGTGATCCTGGCTCACAGTCTTTGTCTTTTCCATGTTTGAGATAGGTTTCTCCTTTTTGTCCCCGAGTGTTCCTACTTCACTTGTTTTAGGATGCTCATTCTTATTCGTCGAGCCTGAATTATCTGCTGAATTTGTTTTGTCCATAgaaactttcaattgaggtccttgttcttctttttcttcctgttgtttttgttctttttccttaatTATTGcttgttttgttttctcCGTTGGTCCAATAGGGGATACCCAACCTGGAGGTGGTGGCATTCTTCTGGCTATTCCAATGAATGctctaaatttttcaatctcTTCAAGGGATGCACCTCCAGCAGCAACTACTGACATCAAATTATTTAGTTTCAGATCCTTTTTGGCCATTCTGTTTAGATTGGCAATCATTTTAGGATCATTCATTGGAGGTGACATTTCTGAATTCGGTGACAGTGATGTACCACTGGTGGGTCCCAATCCCTTCTTATTTAAATCACTTGAGGAGTTGAAAGACATTAAAGATGTCGATGAATTTGATCGTGGTTGCTTTTTCACTAGTTTCCCCtgttctttcaattttttgaattcttctttcctcttttgcTTTTCCAGTTCATATGGGAGTTTTGCCTTTGCCTTCATCTCCTTCTGCAgttctttttccttttttcGTTGTAattgtttccttttcctttcttcCATTCTTTGTGTTTTCAACTCTAATTctactttcttcttctcttccttttcttgtttcttgGCATCTTGTTCCAACTgccattttttttcaatttcttcatcttttagaataaataatctaATGGGGAAAGTATGTGGACCTGCTAGCATATTACAATCGGACATCTTTTGCATCTTatctttaattaaagatGTAATACCATTCTCATCGCCCTCATTCTCCACACTAGCACTTTTCCTCTTCCTACCAACAATTGTCATAGGTGTCACTGGTGCAATTGGTGTTCTGATAGGTTTGGACCAATAAAGTTCAAACATTTCACCTTTAATCCAAGATTTTCTTGAGTTTAACAATGAGGTATACAGGACCCCAGAATCTTTCACAGAGAGTGGATACGATAGAGTGGAATTATATTCTGGTGGTTCAATGGTGCATGGCAAATCGCCAACGATGTCGAAGGGTCTCCCAGTGTTCCTTGAAGAGTGGTCGTTGTTATGTGATTCATTGTCGTCCTCTTCAGAGGCGGATACAGAAGCAGTAGATGATCTTcgccttcttcttcttctattGACATGCGATGTCGGCTTGCGTGATGTGTATGGCTCCTCTTTAACCCTTGTACGTAGTGTGACTGCCATTTGGGATCTTGCTAGTTATGTTACTCTTGGTTTGAGATTTGTAGTTTGTTGTTATAAATCATGTCTGAAGagtaaatttcaaatttcgGCAAATAACTATAAAAGcataataaatatattaattaCGTATATACAAGGAATATTGCATCTATTTTATTTACGGAATTGAAGATGGGTTGACTGACGAGCGAATGGCAGGATCCACATTGGCATTGGTGCTTGTATTAGCTGCAGATTCAGACGTGGATGGAATACTCTGTGCCGTGGACGATGCCACTGATGTCGATGAACTGGAATCTGCACGAATGTCGTTTCTAGTTTCGTCTCTTTCTCTCATAAGATACACTCTTCTTGTCTCAACTCCCCTTACTTTCAGCTCGAGAGAATAATCGTCAGGGGTGTCCTGTTTTTTGGAGAAATACTCGTATAACTGAGATAACGATAATCTACAGGCATGACCTCTAAATTTATTGTTCCCCAGTCGAATGTTTTCAACCACTTTGATGGCAGATTTCCTTGATATTTTCGTCGGTAGATTAAACTTCTCTGGATTCTTGACTATCTCATCTATCTTATTGATGATACATTTTCTCTTGGTAAACAAAACTCTATCTTTTGAATCTCTTCTCCAAGACGCACCAAACCTTCTCTCTAACAACATTACTGACGGCTTACCGGGAAATCCCTCATAATATTCACGGGCCAAATCAATAACATTGTATAGGGCTCTATTGATTTTATAGTTTCTCGCCTGTTCCATGAGAGTTGCGGAAGCGGTATTACTTGATGAAACATTCGGTTCAgttgttgtttcatttGCCTCTCCTATTGTTGCATCATGGTTTCCGCTGGGTCCTGCTCTACCTCTTTCCATAAATAAGGGAACGTGGTACGATGTCTCTTGCTTGATTGCATTGGGACCAATTCGATCCAATGAATGGGCCGTTCTGAGCAATTGGGTATCCTCCTCCATTCTTCGATATTGTTGCATTCTCCTTGTATAATCGAGATCTGAAGACGATGAGGTGctatcattattattaatattttgagCATCCTGGGGAGAAACGTTTTCATCAGAATGATCTAGGAATCTGATTCTTTCTCCCGTCATAATTCCCACAATTTCCTGAAACATATccttcaaattggaaacgTCCTCAACACAACGCTGAACGTTCTTGAACCCACTGGCCATCTTGGACATTTGATTGATGTAATACTCTTCTTGCtccttttccaattgagtCAGTTTCTTACTCAAATTCTCGTTTTGTTCCTGAACCTTTGCCAATTGATCCACTATGAAAGTTTGAAACGCCAGCGGGTCCAGAGGCTCCTGAACACTCCTATCATCGGCAGCGTTGTTACCGATATTAACTTCAACATCAGCATCAGCATCAGCATCAGCATCATCGCGTCCTATATTGGTGTCTGCAGCCTGTCTGTCAGCAGAACTGTCTCTTCTCCTTCGAGCGTCAGCGCCTCTGCTCCTGTCGTTGCGTGGTCTTCGATGATAGACACCATCACTATCACTGTCACTGTCACTAAAGTCACTGCTGCTGCTACTACTGCTACTGCTGCTGCCAGAATGCCTGTTGAACATCTATTAACCGTGTATCTGAATCTGTTTCCTGATGTGTTCCTGTTTGTTTCTTGCTTGTCTTTTTCAGTTTTTCGTGTCACAACAAAATAGTAAATGACTGAATGAATATATGAGTTGAATGACGGAATGAATATATGGGCTATGTAATGGCTACTTCTTTTGTCGCTTTGTGCTGCTCCTCAACATGTCTGTGATGCTCCTCTTCTGACCAGACTCCTTCTTGATCGATACTGGCTCTTCTTCTGTCTTG is from Naumovozyma castellii chromosome 6, complete genome and encodes:
- the SWC3 gene encoding Swc3p (ancestral locus Anc_7.102) is translated as MAVTLRTRVKEEPYTSRKPTSHVNRRRRRRRSSTASVSASEEDDNESHNNDHSSRNTGRPFDIVGDLPCTIEPPEYNSTLSYPLSVKDSGVLYTSLLNSRKSWIKGEMFELYWSKPIRTPIAPVTPMTIVGRKRKSASVENEGDENGITSLIKDKMQKMSDCNMLAGPHTFPIRLFILKDEEIEKKWQLEQDAKKQEKEEKKKVELELKTQRMEERKRKQLQRKKEKELQKEMKAKAKLPYELEKQKRKEEFKKLKEQGKLVKKQPRSNSSTSLMSFNSSSDLNKKGLGPTSGTSLSPNSEMSPPMNDPKMIANLNRMAKKDLKLNNLMSVVAAGGASLEEIEKFRAFIGIARRMPPPPGWVSPIGPTEKTKQAIIKEKEQKQQEEKEEQGPQLKVSMDKTNSADNSGSTNKNEHPKTSEVGTLGDKKEKPISNMEKTKTVSQDHGQSIDSKADNTKDIPKDEPVNSVDSVKKEILDENGNVLKPAKRKYKRRSTSDVNHDKSNQLTGFQQKYVNGAKLIIEYLEYTHARYILPHDAIIEFVKDSEEYIISWIVIHNKKDMEKHLKRHKMTMNEYLAMADPPVLPLFSTMTIKFSGIENKFKSILLNSVNKVEEVQKQMDRIIEIGTRLTGYNLWFQLDGYDDNEMAENLRFELNQYEHSIKGKRQRRK
- the EUC1 gene encoding Euc1p (ancestral locus Anc_2.437), producing the protein MFNRHSGSSSSSSSSSSDFSDSDSDSDGVYHRRPRNDRSRGADARRRRDSSADRQAADTNIGRDDADADADADVEVNIGNNAADDRSVQEPLDPLAFQTFIVDQLAKVQEQNENLSKKLTQLEKEQEEYYINQMSKMASGFKNVQRCVEDVSNLKDMFQEIVGIMTGERIRFLDHSDENVSPQDAQNINNNDSTSSSSDLDYTRRMQQYRRMEEDTQLLRTAHSLDRIGPNAIKQETSYHVPLFMERGRAGPSGNHDATIGEANETTTEPNVSSSNTASATLMEQARNYKINRALYNVIDLAREYYEGFPGKPSVMLLERRFGASWRRDSKDRVLFTKRKCIINKIDEIVKNPEKFNLPTKISRKSAIKVVENIRLGNNKFRGHACRLSLSQLYEYFSKKQDTPDDYSLELKVRGVETRRVYLMRERDETRNDIRADSSSSTSVASSTAQSIPSTSESAANTSTNANVDPAIRSSVNPSSIP